The following DNA comes from Flavobacteriales bacterium.
GTAGTGATAAGTTAATGATGTAATGAAGAATAAAGTTGAATTGATAGAGAACATTAAGTGCAGAACTAAAAAGTTTACTGTTGATATCATAGCTTTCCGTGCTTCTTGAAAGTCTTGTAAAGCTCGATCAAAAAATGATTTTTTTAGTAAAATATGTATGGCTATAAATGATTGAAGCAACCAACTTATCTGATAATATAAAACAACTGAATACTCTTAAAAACGAAGCGATAGAACTAAATAAAATAATGTCCAAAGCAAAATCATCTACTTATGCCTACTAACGGCTCTCAATTGCTAAAGCATTACTGAATAAAAACATTCAAAATGACCAAAAGAAAATCTCCTATAACACGACATTTAATTGAAATAATAGCGGTTTTAGCCATTATTATTTTAGTGAATTTCATTAGTAAAAATAAATATGCTCGTCTGGATTTAACAGAAGATAAAATTCATACATTATCTGATCGAACCGTTACTTTTTTTGAAGAAGAATTGGACGGTGTTGTCAATATTGAAATCTATTTAGATGGAGAGTTCCCTGCTCATGTCCAAAAACTTCAAAACGCAGTTAAGGAAAAACTAGAGGAATTTAAAGCTTATTCTAAACATAAAATCAAATATAAATTCATTAACCCTAATAAAGATAAGGCTTTGGCTGATGATCTAAAACGAACAATATATGAAGATGGTATTTACCCTATGTATTTAGTCGATCGCTCTGAAGGGTCTGAAGAAAAAATAGAATTCTGGCCTGGAGCAATTATCCGCTATAAAGACCAACAAACTGCTGTCAACTTTTTACAAATTGGAAATTACTTGGTTTCTGCTCCTCAAGTCAATGCTGGAATTAACCAATTGGAGTACTCTTTTATTAAAAGTTTTTGGGATTTAACTAAGAAAAAAAGACACACCATATCTTTCCTCAGAGGTCATGGAGAATTGGATAATGCTGATGCTAGAATGATTAGAGATCAACTCCTTGAATTTTATAATGTTGATACTGTTCAAATCAGAAAATATCTTCCAAAAGATTCTGTAATTAAAGAAGACATCCATGCTTTAGATCAATCTGATGCCTTGATTATTGCTAAACCTCAACAGCCTTTTAACGAGAAAGAAAAATATCTAATTGATCAATTTATTATGCAAGGAAAAAAGGTCTTTTGGTTGATTGATATGGTTCAAGTTCCTGAAGATAGTTTAGCGATTGATAAATTTATCTACAGCTCTCCAATCGACTTAAATATCGATGATATGTTGTTTAAATATGGGGTTCGAGTGAATAAAGATTTAATTACGGATGCTAATTGTGGAGCTACCTGGAGAAGAGATAATTACAAACCGCTTTACAATTGGTTTTTATACCCTCGAGTAGGTTCTAATCACATTACTATGCAAAACGTGGCTCCTGTTATACTTAAATATGTCAATTCGATAGAAGCTGTTGGAACCCCGAACATCAATAAAACAGTAATTTTAGAAACCTCTAAAGATTATAAAAAAATGCCTTCTAGATTTAGAGTCAGTTACGACTTTTTAGATGGCTACAACCCTACTTTAAGTCAACAAGTTAAAGATGTGGCACAATTACCTTTAGGATATATTTTAGAGGGTGAATTTGACTCTCACTACAAAGGGCGAATAACGAATACTTTTATTGAGAACAAGTCTTCTAAATTTAAAGATAAAAGTAAACCTAATAAGATGGTGGTCATTGGTGATGGTGATGTTATTCGAAACGAATTGGGGCAAACACAAAAAGGAAATCTAGTGCCTTACCGTTTAGAATTTGATCCTATGGTACGTGACAATGCAGGAAACCTTGTTCCTTACCACGGTAACGGAATTTTCTTCTTAAACTTAGTAGATTATATGATGGGGAACGATTATTTAATTCCGCTCCGTTCACGTATGAAAACGCAACGTTTATTGAATCGTAAGGCCATTTCCTTAGAAAGAACCAAATGGCAGGTTATAAATCTTGTGATTCCTATATTTATTGTTGTAATTTTGGGACTTATTCAATTAATGATAAGAAAAAGAAAATATACTGCGTAACTCGTGACAGCAATACTGTCAACTTGGAAGCATCCACGACTTGACTGTTTATTTTTGTTTGCAACTAACTTATGCAACAACTAAACTATACCGTATTTAAAATAGCTAAAAATGAATCAAAACACTAAAACCATCCTACTTGTCGCCTTGGTTATCATATTAGGCGGGGTTGCTTTTTTCTCGACAAAAGAAACTACTGAATCGGTTGATGGACCGTTAAGGAACTTTGCTATAGCTGATACCTCAGCGATCTCTAAATTTAAAATTTCTGATACTGAAGGAAACGAAATCACTATTACCCGAGAAAACAAAACCAAAACATGGATGGTTGAGGGCTCTAGTTTTAAAGCTAAACCTGAAAATGCTAATTTGATTCTAGATGCTTTAAAAAGAATTGTTATCCGACAAGATTTAGATGAAGCTGAAGTTAATACTACATTAAACTTTTTGGCTGTTAGACATAAAAAGGTAGAATTTTTCATCAATAATGAAACGACACCTGTTAAATCATGGTACATCGGCAACAGTACTGCCGATCATCAAGGCACCTACATGCTTTTACAAGAAAGAGCTCAAAAATCATCTGTGCCTTTTATTGTCTACAAACCTGGTATGAGGGGGAATTTAGAACCTCGTTTTTTTACTAGTTTTGTTGACTGGCGTTTTTCTGGAATTTATAACTACAGTGTGGGAGCTATTAAAGAAATCATTTTTTCAAACATTGACGAACCCAATGAATCTTTTGGTATACAAGTTCTTAAAGATAGTAAAGTGCAACTCTTAGATGGTAATCAGCAAATTATTCCTGCTTTTGATACTGCTCAGGTTTCACATTATGTGACGCATTTTAAAAAATTACACTTTAGCCACGTTGTCGAAGATTTAACGGAAGCTCAAATTGATTCTGTGTTGAATACAAAACCTAATGTTACCATAGCCGTTACCGACAAAGATAACGCCACCCAAAAAGTTAACATTTG
Coding sequences within:
- the gldG gene encoding gliding motility-associated ABC transporter substrate-binding protein GldG; the protein is MTKRKSPITRHLIEIIAVLAIIILVNFISKNKYARLDLTEDKIHTLSDRTVTFFEEELDGVVNIEIYLDGEFPAHVQKLQNAVKEKLEEFKAYSKHKIKYKFINPNKDKALADDLKRTIYEDGIYPMYLVDRSEGSEEKIEFWPGAIIRYKDQQTAVNFLQIGNYLVSAPQVNAGINQLEYSFIKSFWDLTKKKRHTISFLRGHGELDNADARMIRDQLLEFYNVDTVQIRKYLPKDSVIKEDIHALDQSDALIIAKPQQPFNEKEKYLIDQFIMQGKKVFWLIDMVQVPEDSLAIDKFIYSSPIDLNIDDMLFKYGVRVNKDLITDANCGATWRRDNYKPLYNWFLYPRVGSNHITMQNVAPVILKYVNSIEAVGTPNINKTVILETSKDYKKMPSRFRVSYDFLDGYNPTLSQQVKDVAQLPLGYILEGEFDSHYKGRITNTFIENKSSKFKDKSKPNKMVVIGDGDVIRNELGQTQKGNLVPYRLEFDPMVRDNAGNLVPYHGNGIFFLNLVDYMMGNDYLIPLRSRMKTQRLLNRKAISLERTKWQVINLVIPIFIVVILGLIQLMIRKRKYTA